One window of Serinus canaria isolate serCan28SL12 chromosome 3, serCan2020, whole genome shotgun sequence genomic DNA carries:
- the MAP1LC3C gene encoding microtubule-associated proteins 1A/1B light chain 3C: protein MRAAAGAQPDRPFKLRKSLATRREEVAGIRAKFPTKIPVIVERYHKEKYLPLLDKTKFLVPEELTMAQFITIIRSRMALTATQAFYLLVNNKSLASMSLTMAEVYRDYKDEDGFVYMTYASQEMFGCLLPTVQGKTVECFQKI, encoded by the exons ATGCGGGCGGCAGCCGGGGCGCAGCCGGATCGGCCCTTCAAGCTCAGGAAGAGTCTCG CCACCCGGCGAGAAGAAGTAGCGGGGATCCGAGCCAAGTTCCCGACAAAAATCCCG GTAATTGTTGAGAGATACCATAAAGAGAAATACCTTCCTCTCTTGGACAAAACCAAGTTTCTGGTTCCCGAGGAGCTGACCATGGCACAGTTCATAACCATCATCAG AAGCAGGATGGCTCTGACAGCTACACAAGCTTTCTATCTGCTGGTGAACAACAAAAGCCTAGCCAGTATGTCCTTGACAATGGCAGAAGTGTACAGGGACTACAAAGATGAAGATGGCTTTGTGTATATGACCTATGCTTCCCAGGAGATGTTTGGATGCTTATTACCCACTGTCCAAGGGAAAACTGTGGAATGCTTTCAGAAAATCTAA